A single Brienomyrus brachyistius isolate T26 chromosome 11, BBRACH_0.4, whole genome shotgun sequence DNA region contains:
- the LOC125704171 gene encoding uncharacterized protein LOC125704171, which produces MATSVVLLAGLFIAQCLSQDFHGGLMTFMPVRRNQDGTVLMSFVYKESYGAQCQHRFSWVCNTGDCGQTVFSEVGVADEDTCELGLWCQSEGYTLRNSSSDKPYSLWESGCCWASNVDGVSNWTLITYIDGGTRSDTQYMNRPPVITIIPTIRIPQNCSSTLQFLTYDADGDSVACRYTMRPDCESCNQRPDFFLDEQNCDLFLNGSSSLGMHVFDMVVEDYPTETITLSYNDGETSVRNPGSMPLSQLPLQFSIQIDPPLESCTPGDVIPQFLSPTPAQGDVLYTVIGSPFQFTVRAQAASSAIYDFQISGPLNMTKTFHSYSPGIAEMEVNWEAQDPDLHKYVPFCFTAETNISQSEMRCFVVIVIKSTLQEGEAEVFCSQNTISITLKKSAMKDLEVADLRLKDSSCSLTSNESYIMATVSMNSCGTELEDTGDYIVFKNELYSVEDPDSVITRKRFVRIPFSCSYPKVAHVMASFKTYKSDFVFTESAFGSFSYSFDFYTDNTFTTKNATSTYPLEVQLMDMVFLGISAYSSLPRIQLFVESCKATPDDNPDNPMYYDIIKNGCIEDQTVVVYESNDTQFNFEIEVFKFNGGYNEVYISCIVILCEIGSPNSRCSQGCIQKPVLRRRRQASVETERHYISQGPLHFKPASQNSDPSGHGSKSVSITSKYTMAFVGLFLITILMLAGVMVYKAKARKHKAISQNALLSNTGLGG; this is translated from the exons ATGGCGACTTCTGTAGTGCTTCTGGCTGGTTTATTCATTGCACAATGCCTCAGTCAGGACTTTCACGGTGGATTAATGACTTTCATGCCTGTGAGACGGAACCAGGATGGTACAGTTCTG ATGAGTTTCGTCTACAAAGAGTCATATGGGGCCCAGTGCCAGCATCGGTTCTCTTGGGTTTGTAATACTGGGGACTGTGGACAGACTGTGTTTTCTGAAGTCGGAGTTGCCGACGAGGACACTTGTGAGCTCGGACTGTGGTGTCAATCTGAGGGATACACACTGAGGAACAGCTCGAGTGACAAGCCATATTCTCTATG GGAGAGTGGCTGCTGCTGGGCCTCGAACGTCGATGGTGTCAGCAATTGGACATTAATTACATATATTGATGGCGGAACACGATCCGACACCCAATACATGAACAGGCCGCCTGTCATAACCATTATACCAACTATCAG GATTCCTCAGAACTGCAGTTCAACTTTGCAATTTCTGACCTATGATGCAGATGGAGACAGTGTGGCCTGCAGGTATACAATGAGGCCAGACTGTGAGTCTTGTAATCAACGTCCGGACTTCTTTCTCGATGAG CAAAACTGTGATTTGTTCCTTAATGGTTCTTCAAGCCTGGGGATGCATGTATTTGATATGGTGGTGGAGGACTATCCAACTGAAACCATCACACTGTCCTACAATGATGGTGAAACTTCTGTGAGAAATCCTGGGTCAATGCCACTGAGTCAGCTGCCTTTACAGTTCTCTATTCAGA tTGACCCGCCACTGGAAAGCTGTACTCCCGGAGAtgtgattccacagttcctgtCTCCTACTCCAGCTCAGGGAGATGTGTTATATACAGTGATTGGGAGTCCCTTTCAGTTTACTGTcagagcacaggcagccagctcTGC GATATATGATTTCCAGATCTCTGGTCCTCTGAACATGACAAAAACATTCCACAGCTATAGTCCCGGAATTGCCGAGATGGAAGTAAACTGGGAAGCCCAAGATCCAGATTTGCACAAATACGTTCCATTTTGTTTCACAGCAGAAACAAATATCAG TCAGTCTGAGATGAGGTGCTTTGTTGTGATTGTTATAAAATCAACTTTGCAGGAAG GAGAAGCAGAAGTGTTTTGCTCACAGAACACCATAAGCATTACTTTAAAAAAGTCCGCAATGAAGGATCTGGAGGTTGCTGATCTGCGCCTGAAGGACTCTTCCTGCTCACTCACTTCAAATGAATCTTACATTATGGCAACAGTGTCTATGAATTCTTGCGGCACAGAACTTGAG GACACCGGTGACTACATTGTCTTTAAAAATGAACTATATTCAGTTGAAGATCCCGATTCAGTCATAACGAGGAAGCGGTTTGTGAGGATTCCCTTCTCATGCAGCTACCCTAAAGTAGCCCATGTTATGGCCAGCTTTAAGACTTACAAGTCAGACTTTGTGTTTACGGAGTCTGCATTCGGCAGTTTCAGCTACAGCTTTGATTTCTACACTGACAATACGTTCACAACAAAAAATGCAACCAGCACATACCCTCTGGAAGTACAACTGATGGACATGGTGTTTTTGGGCATCAGTGCCTACTCCAGTCTCCCGCGGATCCAGCTCTTTGTAGAGTCCTGCAAGGCCACTCCAGATGACAACCCTGACAACCCTATGTATTATGACATCATCAAAAATGG GTGCATTGAAGACCAGACAGTTGTTGTTTACGAAAGCAATGACACCCAGTTCAACTTTGAAATCGAAGTTTTTAAGTTCAATGGAGGCTATAATGAG GTGTACATCAGCTGTATTGTGATCCTGTGTGAGATTGGCAGTCCCAATTCAAGGTGCAGTCAAGGCTGTATACAAAAACCTGTACTGCGTCGCCGGCGACAGGCATCTGTGGAAACAGAAAGGCACTACATTTCCCAGGGGCCATTGCATTTTAAGCCAGCTTCACAAAACTCAG ATCCTTCAGGTCATGGCTCAAAGAGTGTTAGTATCACAAGTAAATACACCATGGCTTTTGTGGGATTATTCCTTATCACCATACTAATGCTTGCTGGAGTGATGGTCTACAAAGCTAAGGCAAGGAAACACAAAGCAATCAGCCAGAATGCACTCCTATCCAACACAGGTTTGGGAGGATAA